The genomic stretch ATAGCAGTTATAGGACAGGGCTCCCCCTGGCTGCCGTCAATAGGATCTCCATGTGTAAGTTGGAACAAATGTTAATGAACCAGTACAATCACGACTTCAATGAAAGGAATTTAGAGGAAAGAGGGATGTCACAGGAAGACAATAAGTTCTTGGACATCATGGCTAAATCTGCACGGCTGCAGAATGGACACTACAGCCTGAAAATGCCATTCAGAAAGGACCAAATCACCTTCCCCAATAACATGCATATGGTTAAACTACGGTTGCTTGGATTGAAAAGGAAATTCATTAAAGATGAGCTGTTTCATAAGCAATATGTCAGCTTCTTTACCGACATGATTAGCAAAGGCTATGCTGAAGAAGTGCCTCGGCATCAGTTGGATCCTGGAAAGGGGAAATTATGGTATATTCCTCATCATGGTGTATATCATCCCAGGAAGGGCACATTACGTgtggtgtttgactgtgggGCTGAGTTTGGGGGAACCTCACTGAACAAACAGCTGTTGCAAGGACCTAATCTAACTAGTTCTCTTTTGGGAGTCCTTTTAAGATTCAGACAAGAGCCCTTTGCATTTATGGGAGATATACAGGCTATGTTTTACCAGGTAAAGGTGACTGAAGAGGACAAGGACTTTCTTCGGTTTTTGTGGTGGCCTGAGGGCAACACAGAAAGGGATGTGGTACAGTACAGGATGACTGTTCATTTGTTCGGGGCCATATCCTCCCCAAGTTGTGCTAGTTATGCACTCCAGAGAACAACTGAGGACAATAAAACCCACTACTCTGAGGAAGTCGTTGAAACAGTTAAAAGAAACTTTTATGTAGATGACTGTTTAAAGAGCATGCCTTCTGAGGAGGAAGCAGTTACTATGGTCCATGACTTAAACAAACTTTGCCAGAGAGGAGGTTTCACTCTGACAAAATGGATCAGCAACAGTCGAGCTGTACTGCAAACTAttgcagaggagaaaagagcaGAGAATTTGAAGGAGTTAAACATGGACAGAGATGAGCTCCAGTGGAGCGAGCACTTGGGCTACAGTGGTGCGTCGAGAGAGACTCATTTAAATTTAAGATGCAGTTAAAAGAACAGCCTTCTACTAGGAGAGGAATGTTATCTATAATCAGCTCTGTTTATGATCCTATTGGTTTTCTTGCACCATTTTCTCTACCAGCCAAAATCATGTTGCAGGAACTGTGCAGGAGGAAATGTGGCTGGGATGACAAGATACCCAGCGATGTGGAGGGTAAATGGAAAAGATGGCTGGAGGACTTGGAACAGATGGCATCATTTGAAGTAAGGAGGTGCATCAGGCCCAAGTATTTCGGACAATCTGTTCATACCCAGCTACACCACTTCTCAGATGCAAGTGAGCATGGATATGGCACTGTGTCCTATGTTAGGATGCAGGACAGTAGTAGTATACATGTCTCTTTTCTGCTTGGTAAAGGTAGAGTTACCCCCCTGAAGCAAATAACCATTCCCCGGCTggagctgactgctgctgttcttgCTACCAGAGTGGACCAGatgctgagagcagagctgcaaCTGCCATTGGAGCGGTCAGTGTTTTGGACAGATAGCACTTCTGTGCTTAAATATATCCAGAATGAGGACAAGCGCTTTCACACCTTCGTAGCAAACAGGGTGTCAGCCATTCGAGAAGCAACACAGACCTCTCAGTGGAGATATGTTAACTCCAAGGATAACCCTGCTGATGATGCTTCTAGAGGGTTGGCAGCTAAAGACTTGTTAAATGGCAGTAGGTGGATTGAAGGACCTGTGTTTCTTTCTCAGGTGGAGACGAAGTGGCCTTCATATGCCCTAGATGTCACCATTACAGGTGATGACCCAGAGGTCAAGAAGTCAGTCCTGATGAATGCAGTCATTGTTGGAAATTCACTTAATGGTGTGGATCGGCTCATCACATATTTCTCAGATTGGAGAAAACTTAAGGTCGCGGTTGCGTGGTTCTTAAGGTTGAGAACAATGCTGTTGCAGTTAtgtcagaggaaaagagaaggtgGTCTTGTGACACGTGCACAGTCAAAAGTAACACTTACAGCATGTGGTCAGACTGTCCCATGAAGAACTGCTGAAAAGTGATATCTCAATGCTCTTTTTGCCGGCGCCACAATGGGAGAGTTCAAGAGCAGAAAATGGCAGATTTGCCAAAGGAAAGGCTCCTGCCTGATCTGCCTCCTTTTACAAATGTAGGCGTAGATTTTTTCGGGCCTTTTAACGTGAAAAGAGGACGAAACTGTGTTAAGCGTTATGGTGTCATTTTTACCTGTTTCTCAAGCAGAGCCGTGCATTTGGAGATGGCACAATCATTGGATACGGATGCCTGCATTAATGCTCTGCGGAGATTCATCTGTCGAAGAGGACAAGTTTCTTCTATGAAATCTGACAACGGTACAAACTTTGTTGGAGCAGAAAGAGAGCTGAGGGAAGCTCTGTCATCTTTAAATCATAACCAAATACACAGAGCCCTGCTTCAGGATGGAATTCACTGGAGTTTTAATCCACCAACAGCTTCCCATCATGGTGGTGTGTGGGAAAGACTCATTCGCATGGTCAGAAAGGTGCTGAATTCTGTGTTGCACTTACAAGTTCTGGACGAGGATGGATTAAATACAGTTCTGTGTGAGGTGGAGGCTATATTAAATGATCGACCCATCACCAAGCTCTCCGATGATCCTACTGACCTCGAGCCTCTTACACCTAACCATATACTGCTTTTGAAGGGTAAGCCCTGCTTACCACCTGGCTTATTTCAGAAGGATGATTTGTACATCAAGAGGCGTTGGCGACAAGTGCAGTATATGGCAGATCTTTTTTGGAAAAGATGGGTGCAAGAATATCTGCCTTTGCTACAAGAACGGCAAAAATGGAATCAAAGTAAAGGAAACTTAGTTCCTGGAGACATTGTTTTGTTGGCTGATTCTTCTGCTCCTCGAGGATCTTGGTTGATGGGGAGAATTCTAGAGGTTTTCCCAGACAAAAAGGGCTTTGTGCGCTCAGTGCGTCTtaagaccaaaacaaacatcttgGAAAGACCGGTGACTAAACTTTGTTTATTGCAGGCGGTGTCAAACTCTTGAGGTTTCAAGTAGGACCAACCGTTGAACTAATTCAGGAGTTAGGGCAATTGATGTTCCCTATCTCAGttgtatatagtatatatttgCGGGGTTTTCTttcgttgttgtttttttttgtttgtttgtttgttgttgtttgtattttgaaattGAGTAATTGTTATGTCTACACGCCATGAACAATTAGGGGCCGGTGTGTTGGAGCCACAGTGGTTGACCTCTGTCTGGTTTAAGATGTGTCAACTTTTTGTTTGACCAGAAGGTGGAGCACGTGTGTTGTGAAGATATAAGGGGTGCAGGAAGTTTTCATTTGAAGGTTGTTGGCCGGAGGAAGCAGACAGTTTTTTGACCGTCAGGTAGCGTGTCAGGATAGATTTGATCTTATTTCAGCATGTAACTTAACTAATGGTTCTCGTTAATTATATGTGGAGCAATGATCAAACATCTGAATGGACATGACGGTATCACAATAAAATTATTAATCATATGAAGTTTGGACTGTGATTTATGACACGCTGGACAGGAGACGCGTCAGAAGAACCCACCGGCATAACAGCACGCAGTGACTGATTTGGTTTTTGTTGTTAGGTTAGGGTGAATCAAGTCACTATAAACAGTATAACAAAGGACCATGGGCAGACAGTTTATTGttatatattacatttaatgCATACACTGTGTCTGTCAATGCCTCTGCATGCTTTAGATATTTACATCTTTGTGTTTAGCAGCCTCTACAAACCAGTCTTTACTTTTAAATTCTTTACAGAAACTGtagaaagctgcagatcagctTCAAACTATTGTTTGTtacctgactgctgctcacaagTGAGTCAACAAGTCAACAGGAAGGTTAGCTCAGATGTTATATattgaattttatttatttgcattaGACAGGTAGAACATAATGTTTTGAATTCCCCAATTCTAAGCTTAGATTTAGTTACAACACATATGCCTTCAGTCAGATCAGacttgtgtttattgccatggaagtgaagaggtttcactcACAGGTTTACTGGGAATTTGCCTTCATGAttagtgcatacataaaacaattaacatttaataagaagcatgcatggcttaaaataaaataagataatataacaagataaaacaaagtaaaacaatatgtaatctaaaaataaaggctataaattgacatatGACTTCAcaagacatacaatgaacagaacatgagtcaGGGCTGTGATGGcacaacatagaccctgatatgagtGTAACAGTGTTACAGGCACCACATGGATCAGTGAGCTGGTACAAGTGTGCAAAGTACTGCAAGAtggaaagtaaacagtgcaaacagACATCTGAAGTGTACTGAAGTACTGAAGTGACAGTGTAAAGGGACAGTGTAGACTAGTATGATTGATGAGTATGAGTCATTAGGGTTCACACAGGAGCCATAACAttgtatacatttatatattgtattatataaGTGGTGAAAACTGACACAGACTAAGATTTGGATTCTGTGGATGCCAGATACCAGTGACTTCTGAGCAGCTCATGTGGAGTCATTTAGtcatttgggcagcagtggcgcagtggtataacAGGGTTGTCctgtaactggaaggttggtggttcaatcccaactccttcctagtcactgttgtaGTAAATGAACTATTACTAACATGTCTGAGCTTTAGTCCCATCACATCATGTAACTGAGTAAACATTAATGAAACCAAAGTGACCTGAATAAGCCGTACTGTCCTCTTCACCTTTGGTCCCCTGCAGGTCATAGAGGTTCGGGCTAAGAAGAGAACAGGAAGTCACAGTCTGGTGACGGCGTTGAGGACGACTCTTGAAGGTCATTACCCTGATAAAAGCCTGGCTCTGGGAGGCACCTTCATCATCCAAAAAGGGAAGGCTAAAATCCACATTATGGTAAATACTGACACTGTGCACGCTGTGAGAGATTGGTAAGATCAGTGCAGTCACCTGCATCCTCAGTCTCATCTGGACTATAAGTGTACATGTAGGAAGGGACTGTTTAAATGAAatatgtaatgtttttgttaaatgttcTCCTTCTGCCGTCTACCACAATCCTGTCACTCAGCCCGTGTAGATGCTGATCTATTTTGTGTCTTCTCACCAGCCAAGAGAGTTCTCAGTCTGCCCCCTCAACACTAACGATGACGTCAACAACTGGCTCAAGCACTTTGAGGTCAGTGCTCCCCTCATCTGCCAGTCTGTGCTCGTGTCCAGAGACCCTGTAAGTAAAGCAGACACATTCCAATCTCAAAGAGATGCACGACAAAGGATCCGTTTACacttgtgcttttgttttctgtgtatcCAGGGTTTGGACCTGCGTGTGGAGCATACCCACTGCTTCAGCCACCATGGAGAAGGTGGTCACTACTACATAGACACCACGCCCGACAGCGTGGAGTACCTGGGCTACTTTGTGCCTGCTGAGTTTGTCTATCGCATTGACAGACCCAAAGAGACCCACAAAGTTGGACgagattaaaaacagaacagctgATAGCTGATCTTTACCACAGTGCCTTTGATGATCATCTAAGTATCTCAGTATGTGATTTATACTAGCTTGAATCTTCTGTGTTCACTTGTGTTATGTCTGAATTGTCTGTCATATATGTCTTATAAAAAACTAATgaaactaacttttttttttagattatgtATTTGGCACCCTTCAACTGTAATTGTGCCAATAACGGAGATGAGTGGcctaaacaaatgaaaacagctgtATTAGGATCTAATCagatacatacagtatgtatatgtgaacacaaacatgcatttacTCTGTGTCCATGTATCATTTGTTCATGTAATATTCAATAGTCACTGTTGAATATTATACAGTAAGGACTGGTCATAACAAGACGtcatgatggaaaaaaataaactccCTCTTTCAAAACTAAACTtctgatcagccaatcagaaagtcAGTGAATTTACTTTAGTCAGTTCTCTGTTGATGTATTCGGTCAGTGTGACATGAAGCAGTTCATGTTCATCAAGTCAGTAGAAGTGGGAGGCTGCTCTCGGTTCAGGTTTCTGATCAGACAGAGTAGAGAAGTTTAGTAGTGAAGCTGATTTCATCTTGTTCTTcagccatcatcatcttcacacTTGCTGTGGACACAAGACTTAAACCTGTTTTAATGAGTGGTCAGGCATGACTTAATTTACACTAAAACATCATCTGTAGACTGCATGAATAAGAACTATAAGTGAAGAAAGAACAAACTGTAAATTGTTAATATTGAGATGTTGTGGTagcacctgaaacaagcagctgaaaGGTTCTACTAGCACTGTATATACACATCATAAAATCAGCGCTGTGATCACACACCAGTCCTGACAGATTAAAGACAGTGAGGTTTAACGATTCCCACACGGGATGAGGCTGTGTGCTGGGGATGTGTGTGGTTCTTTTAGATTCAATAATCTacattattaaagttaaaaataaacaaaaactatGTATGAAATAAATTAGACATATACATACAGGAAATGGCCAAATTGGTCAACACAACAAGTGGGATACATGAATGAGCAAATGCTGGGATGTCatagtgtgttgttttttgccaTGAATAAAAATCTcaaatacatgaataaatgcCTGCCTGTGTCTGACTCTTTAAACTCCTGTCAGCAGCACTGAAACTTTAAATTACACATCCTAATGAAAGAAGAGGGAAATAATGAGGCTGAGACCGCTGCACCCATCCACaagaactacaaacagcgaAGAAGAAGTTACAGAGTgtcagtgacacaaacagcaaTCATAGTTTCCCAATAACAAATATGATCGGGACTCACACAGGTCATTTCACTGAATTATCAGCAGGTTTTGCTGAAATCACGTCTGTGATATGAACGCTCattaaatacttttaatttgactttaaatcactttatttttactgtatatatttacCAGTTTGCAGACTAAGATTTAACATAAACATACTTTGTTAATCTGTTTTAATGTGTCCAGCtacaacaaacctaaaaaaataccTAAATATCAAACTGAtatttgaataaaataatacagaaTGATTCACATACACAAATTCTTCTagcagtgtttattttgaatGACTGATCATAATCTTTTTATTACATTCACATAttatataaaacattaaatacaataaTAGGATTATGAACTATAGTCAAAACAAGTatttaaaaaacagcaaatatttatttttaaactacaTAGCAGCGGGCGATATGACGTCAATAGACTGAGGCTACAAGTGCTGCTGAGACCTTCAGAACCCCCCTTTTTGCACTTGGCCTCTGACCCGAGCAGACCTGCGCAAAAACCTAGAGCTGATACTGAGAGCTGATACTGAGAGCTGAGAGCTGATCGCCTACTACTGGATCATTGACAGCGAAGAGGATCATCACAGAGTGATACTAGGAGAACGTCTGGACCAGCGAGCTACTGAACACAAGAAGTGTTGAACCATCCATTGGAGATTCAACATCTAAATCTCCCAAAGACCGGATTTTGTCTGTTCTTCCAGCTAGGACATCGGCAGCTTCACCATGCCGCCCAGAGGACCCCGCAGCCGGCTGCTAGCTGAGGAGGACCACCTGCTAGCTGGTAGgactgaaaacattttcttctttttagaaaacaaaatcGAAGATTTGGCTCCATAAAGCATTTAGAAGTATCCTAGCATAAAATAATGTGTTTCCTTCACCATCTCTGACTGAATTTGTTGATGAAAATGCTGATTTGGTGAAATTTGACTTTCACTCCACGGCCTCGCTGTAAAaacgtgttgttttttgtttttgcggTAGAAGGCACACAAAGTCTCGGTGAAGGTGTATAGTGTGTTATTTATAGACAGCACCCGTACTTTAATCTGCAGACGACGATTTGTTTACATCTTTTAGCAtctttttggtaaaaaaaaaaaagatggcggcCGTAGGCCAAGGGTTATGACGCACTTATGTAAACACAACGtttgttattgtttaaaattcaaattcaaCGGTCTGAGTGGATGGCGTGTGAGCTAATGCGCAGACTGTGGTTCTGAGAATGAACCATCACACCAGTGGCTTCAAACTGGACCGAAAGATGAAATGTCTGAATCTACAACTACAGCTGTTATGTGTCAGGATTTTAGCCTCACTCAGAgctgctctttcttctcctcgtGTTTATTGGAAGAGTTAGAGCAATGTGTTAATGAGTCTTTTTGGACTTATTAGATAAAAACACCCTTGACGGAGCCTGTTGTGGTGTCTGATCACAGTTTACATTTTGCTGATCATACTTTTACTAATACTGTAAAGTTATTTTACtcttatggtattattattttaactgtaGTAAACAATTTTCATCCCTCCACCTTTACATGTCAGCAATAGTTATAAGTCCCTCTCATGCCATCATCTGTTCAACAGTAGTAAAACTCTCACTCTGATTTATCATTACTATTCGGACTTGTTTTCTCTCTACAGACGTTTTGGACATCGTCTTCGGGCTTCCCCCTGCAGAAGAGGACGACcctcaggaagaggaggaccacAGGCTGTACCGGTGGAATAACTCCATGGACACTGATTTTGAAGAGGAGGCTGATGCTGTCCATTTCGCCTCTTCTTTCAGTGACCTGGAGTTCCAGGAAGAGGTTGACTGGTCTGACGACCTGGCCAGTGAGAGCACCATGCAGTCCACCTTTCCTGATGGAGAGGAGcctgagatggaggaggaggactggtggGATGACACGCGGGGCGCATATACAGGGgttgatgatgtcattattaCTTCCTCTTTTAGTGTCCCAGTGTTAGaggaggacgactgttgggttgTCGTGATgggtgaggattctagcaacagcttcctgcccgaagtaagtgatgacattagtgtcccAGTGTTAAgggaggacgactgttgggttgacgtgacgggtgaggattctagcaaCAGTTTCCTGCCCGAAGACTCCGAAGAcagtgatgacattagtgtcccGGTGTTCGaggaggacgactgttgggttgacgtgacgggtgaggattctagcaaCAGTTTCCTGCCCGAAGACTCCGAAGAcagtgatgacattagtgtcccGGTGTTCGaggaggacgactgttgggttgacgtgacgggtgag from Parambassis ranga chromosome 14, fParRan2.1, whole genome shotgun sequence encodes the following:
- the LOC114446564 gene encoding ester hydrolase C11orf54 homolog, translated to MRNAGSCGHCRENASRRIQRLQLIRLTKDADRRETQGATLERRVLGATLEETAVIEVRAKKRTGSHSLVTALRTTLEGHYPDKSLALGGTFIIQKGKAKIHIMPREFSVCPLNTNDDVNNWLKHFEVSAPLICQSVLVSRDPGLDLRVEHTHCFSHHGEGGHYYIDTTPDSVEYLGYFVPAEFVYRIDRPKETHKVGRD